Part of the Chanos chanos chromosome 5, fChaCha1.1, whole genome shotgun sequence genome, CGCAGGGTCATTTTCTGGACATGATTTTTAGCTGCCTGTACGGCGCGTTCTCCGTCACGCTGGGATTATTCCTCCTCATCCAGCACTGTGCCAAGCGTGACGACGTGTGGCACCGCTGGTGGGCGTGCTGCCCGTCTCGGCCGAAGGTGGAGGTAAACGGAGACGCAGCGGGAAATGCCGGCGAACTCGGACTCGCTCGGACTCACCCTCACGGCCAGGCGCAAGGGCACACGCAGATCCGCTGCCACGCGGACTCGCCGTGCGCGGGcaaacctctcctctccccccacCTCCACGCCCCGTCTACCCCGTGCTGCAAACTAGCCGCGCTACCATCCGCCCAAAATCACACCGGCTCCTGCTGTGCGACCCTTCACAGCCCGTCCCCGGTCTTGGGGAGTTCACCACGCCCGCAGTCCCTCCCAGATGAGCTGCCCCGCCCCGCTCTGCCCCTTCAGAGCTGCCTGAAGGACAGGACTAAGTCTCGTTCTTTCAACAGGCCTCGCCCCTGCCTCAGAGACTACGCCTATCACATGACCTCCACCAGTATGGACAGCAGCGTGCACAGTTCCCACCTGGACAGTCCTCACAGCACGCACCTGGAcaacacactcacctgtcacaCCTCACACCTGGGGAGTCAGCTGAGCTGCCACAACCCTCACCCAGACACCCAGCTGCGCTGTCCCAGTCCCAGCCCCCACCTGGACAGTCAGCTGACCTCACACAGCCTGCACGACGGCTTGAGCTGCCACTCCTCTCACCTGGACGGCCAGCTCTCCTGCCTGGAAGGACATGCCTGCCTCAGACACACGTGCTGTGCCAAAGCAGATCCGTTTTCCGGCATCTGCTGCCCAAAACTCGACCCGTTTGCCAGCGTGTGCCAGGCAGAGGACGCTGATACGGGCTCTCTCCTGTACGACAGAGCCAAAGCAGCCGATCAAGAGGAAGAGGTTTTGCTGCACGTGGACGTGGCCCCGGCACGGGCGGCTCTGCCCTGCTCTCAGGCCACGCTCAGCAGGAGAGGAACGCTCAGCCGCAGGGGAACGCTGAGCCGGAATGGCAGCCTGCAGGAGGACTTCCTGTTCAGCTCAGATTCCACAGGAAACATCAGGACTGGCCCCTGGAAGAATGAAACTACAGTGTAAGGCCTGGGACTGAGAACCTCACATATCCTACGTACACATCAGAGACCGCCGGTCCCACGGCTGAACTGTGCTTGACAACCGTCTGTTTGCTCCCTGTACTAACCCAGTGTGTGCTCCCCCTGTCCTCCTCGTGCCCCACTCCAGCTCCACACAAGTCCTGTCACTCCTTTAACCAAGACTGAAAGTCCAACTCCAAACACTATGCCtttgtacattttatttgcCAGGTGTTCTCTCACTGCGTTTTTGTCTCACCTGTTTCCCTTTGGGCCTGGCTccgtttcatttcttttaaagccatttgaaaatgactgtgaaGGGAACCGTTTTATTTCAGAAGATTTTTATAATTGTGTCAAAGGCAAATGATTTTTCTACGGTATATGGGTGCGCGTGATATTGGGTAGGTTCTATAATGTGCCATtatgtctgcctgtgtttgtgtttgtgtgtacatatgaaACATATGTGCATGTACGaacatgcgtgtttgtgtgcacagaATCAAAAGCAATTCTTTACTCTGAACAGAAGTGTCTCCCCCGTGGCCCCGATTCTCTctggtttttcctgtttgaaaaTAGATATGATAATGGTTTAGCTACGGAGATCACACCAGCAAAACGACCAACTTTGTTTTTTCActatcgaaaaaaaaaacccctgtgaATTTTCATTGGTAAcatgagagcagaaaaaaaatgtgacttgtGTGGGTTTGAATCTGGATGTCAGTTCCACGTGCCAAAGTCTTCTCTTGACTGAGCCAAAACCCTTTAGTGTTGAATATGAGCCCTTAAAACCCTGCCCTCTGCTCAGATACctgtcaccagacacacaatcatctgtttttatgtcctCAAATACctgtcaccagacacacaatcatctgttTTCATGTCCTCTGATACctgtcaccagacacacaatcatctgtttttatgtcctctgatacctgtcaccagacacacaatcatctgtttttatgtcctctgatacccgtcaccagacacacaatcatctgttCTTATGTCCTCTGATACCcgtcaccagacacacaatcatctgttCTTATGTCCTCAAATACCcgtcaccagacacacaatcatctgtttttatgtcctCAAATACCcgtcaccagacacacaatcatctgtttttatgtcctCAAATACCcgtcaccagacacacaatcatctgtttttatgtcctCAGATACctgtcaccagacacacaatcatctgttCTTATGTCCTCTGATACCcgtcaccagacacacaatcatctgttCTTATGTCCTCTGATACCcgtcaccagacacacaatcatctgttCTTATGTCCTCTGATACCcgtcaccagacacacaatcatctgttCTTATGTCCTCTGATACctgtcaccagacacacaatcatctgtttttatgtcctctgatacctgtcaccagacacacaatcatctgttCTTATGTCCTCTGATACCcgtcaccagacacacaatcatctgttCTTATGTCCTCTGATACCcgtcaccagacacacaatcatctgttCTTATGTCCTCTGATACCcgtcaccagacacacaatcatctgttCTTATGTCCTCTGATACCcgtcaccagacacacaatcatctgttCTTATGTCCTCTGATACctgtcaccagacacacaatcatctgtttttatgtcctctgatacctgtcaccagacacacaatcatctgtttttatgtcctctgatacccgtcaccagacacacaatcatctgttCTTATGTCCTCTGATACCcgtcaccagacacacaatcatctgtttttatgtcctctgatacctgtcaccagacacacaatcatctgtttttatgtcctctgatacccgtcaccagacacacaatcatctgttCTTATGTCCTCTGATACCcgtcaccagacacacaatcatctgttCTTATGTCCTCAAATACCcgtcaccagacacacaatcatctgtttttatgtcctCAAATACCcgtcaccagacacacaatcatctgtttttatgtcctCAAATACCcgtcaccagacacacaatcatctgtttttatgtcctCAGATACctgtcaccagacacacaatcatctgttCTTATGTCCTCTGATACctgtcaccagacacacaatcatctgttCTTATGTCCTCTGATACctgtcaccagacacacaatcatctgtttttatgtcctctgatacctgtcaccagacacacaatcatctgttCTTATGTCCTCTGATACctgtcaccagacacacaatcatctgttCTTATGTCCTCTGATACctgtcaccagacacacaatcatctgtttttatgtcctctgatacctgtcaccagacacacaatcatctgttTTCATGTCCTCTGATACCcgtcaccagacacacaatcatctgttCTTATGTCCTCAGATACgtgtacataaaaaaacaaagagggcTCCAgtgtgttaccatggtgacagatTATGCAGAAAGGTGGCGAACCAGCATgcattctgaaacacacagtgtcGCTTTCTCCTGCCCTCAACAGTCACCCTCTGGAATCCAGGACATTTTACTGAACTGGAcattactggacattttgattttctgttttactgcaCCCTCATTGTATCGAATGGAAGGATTCcaccttttgtgttttttggaaaacacaaagacacacacaaaaaacccccacaaaaaatCACAACGTGTACATTTTGAGCTAAACATCGTCATATGCACTGTTTATATTACAGAAAGACAGCCATCAGGAACAGACATGTTTAAAACCAACGAAAACGCCATTATGAATTTGCCATGTAACTGCTCCCTTAACCCTTTACTTCAAAATATCTTGTCCTGTTACAGGGCACGACATTAGTGCCGGCCAATAGGCATTAAGAGCGTTAAATTAGTGTCAGCCAATGGGCATTCAGAGCATTAAATTAGTGTCAGCCAATAGGCATTCAGAGCATTAGATTAGTGTCAGCCAATGGGCATTCAGAGCATTAAATTAGCGTCAGCCAATAGGCATTCAGAGCACTGTGATTATGTCAGTTCATCAGAAAATCATTTCTGCCTCAACTCTTCCCCAAAATAACAGTGGTCTTACTCAGCAAGCCTCAGTAACTGACAGATGACTCACCAATAACTGACCAGTATCTGACCAGTAGCTGACTGATACCTGCCAATCTCCTGATATGAGACATATGTAGCCTTTATAAGTGGGCCATTAGAGAGGAACTGGAGATCAGCTCACAGTAACTAACACACAGGCTCCTTTACAGTAAGAGACTGCCACTCACAGACTTCATAAACACGTGTGTAACCAAAAGGACTGTGAGTGAGGTGCCTGAGCCACTGTGGCTGATTCTGTGTGTCAtgtggtttttttctgtgcacCTGAGAGCAGATTCACACAGCAGAATTTTAATCCTCAAATCTGGAGTCTAAGTgtcactttgaaaaaaaaaaatgttgttgtggAAACTGTGAGTTAAAAAAGTGATTAACTGCCTTTTGAACCTAGGGAACAtggcagtatgtgtgtgtgtgtgtgtgtgtatgtgtgtgtgtgtctgtgtgtgtgtgtgaaggtttgATTCCATGTTTCTGCAATGCAACATTTGCTGCACAGGTAATATGACCGTGTAAGATAGCTTTTGTCTTAAACTGAACAAATCacctgttttgtcattttggttTCTTGATAACTGGCAGATTAACTTTACTTATATGATGTGGAATATTTGGACTAGCccttgaaaacaaaatatttgtgtgtgtatgtgtgtgtatatgtacgtgcGTATGTTGTTGCTTTTATGcgtgcatgtttatgtttgtttgtgtgtgtgtgtgtgtgtgtgagagagagagagagtaattctTTGCTAGCTCAGGGATTATACTTCAATCATCATCGTCACCCAGATCCACAAATATCTGCATGTTCTTAACGTTGGTTGTTGATCCCTAGACTATGAtggcagtggaaaaaaagcaaaaggacagacagtggAAAGGGGCTTCATGCACGTGCACTGCCCCTCTCATGTAAGCCATGCTGCCCCGTCCATCTCTCAGAACTGTGGAAATGGGGAGGCCTTTACCCTTATCTGTCATTCCATCAGCGGAGAAAAGAGAACTGTGCCCCCCACCCTGGTTGTGCCGGAGCAGGAGGTGATTTTCTGAAGCTCAGTACATGTGATTGTGCTGTGATCTAAACCCAAAGCCAGCTATCCtaacttctttcttttctacatTTGCCACAGTTTccaataaatgtattttatcaCCATCCCCTGTgcagtttgtctttttctctctgtctgtcctctgcaCCACAAGTATCGACCGGATTTCTGCCCGTGTTTTGTGCCAGGGAGATTGGAGAGGCCATATTATGAGTCAGAATGACACAcctactctgtctctcaccctgtcaGTGTTTCACCTTTGACCATCAGcgctggccacacacacacagagacacacacccttTTCAGATTTGACCCCGAGTCCAACATGAAGCCAAatgctgtctgtgctgtcttAGCTCCTCACGACAGCCCGCTGGGCTGGAGGGTTCGGACGGTTGTTTATTCGCCTGTCGTCAGCGCACGGCAACTGACCTCCTCACAGGACTCCTGTTGTCAAGGACTGTGACATCAGCTCTGCCGTGTAAGAACCAGGAGCGGCTTAAGAGTAGGGCTGGCTGTTAGCAGACAAATTCAGTAGGATGCCAGTGATTTGGCAGAGAGCTCTGGGTTTGCTGAGGAGCCCGGGGTGAAGCTTTCAGCGCAGGTTTGGCACAGCTCTgcataggagtgtgtgtgtgagaggcctGAGGAAAAGCACCCCATGATTCCTCTGACATCTGACAGTGATAATGGACTGCACGGTGAAATTCAAGAGAAGATCATGAaaatgaggagacagagacacaacacCCATGTAACCCGTGTAACCCGTGTAACCCATGTGAAAGTGCGGTTAAAGGAGACGGCAAAGTCCACTCCACGGTTCATGCGCTCTACGGCGGAGGGAAAAAACCGTGGGCTGCGAGCGTGCGCTGCTGTCGTGAAAATGTTCAGCGGAGATGAACGCTTTCACTTCACATTGCATCAGCTCTGCAGGGGCTGGAGATCTacgctgccccctgctggccacAGCCAAGACCTGCTTCAGCACAAGTTTAGTGGTAGACACATTCCCAAATTTCACAGTCAGctgtttgatgatgatgatgattattattgttgttgttattattatcattattattattgttattattattattatcattaatattATCATTACTACTATGTGATTATGCTTTACACTGAAAAAGCATTTCTATTTGAATGTTTCGAATGGTGACCTTTTAGCAAGGACTTTTCCAGCTTTGTGAATTTTCAGTCACAACTCTGGCCCATGggttttttaaatatataaaacactgaCTTCACTTTACCTTTTCACTTATTACTTATTTAGAGTTCAGCAGCAGCGTCTGACCTGTTTCTTTAGTGCTTTTCCTTGGCCGAATCTCTGAGTGAAAGGCTCGCGAGTGCAGCGCCTGATATTTCTGCCGAGTGTGCAGAGTGCTAATGGACGCACCACGCTACTCAGAATGTCAGAATGTCAgctagcacagagagagagagagagagagacagagagacagagagagagagagagagagagagagacagacagagagagagagagggagagagagagagagagggatatgtgatggagagagacaggagtggagGAGTGTGAGGGGATggaaggaggggagaggagaagagatgaagCATGATTGCTTATCCAGCCTGGATCCCCTTCACCGTCAGTCAGTCTGAAGACTCGAGACTGTCTGTATAAGACACAGAAACGTCACAGACGTTAGTCATCTGAAAACATGCCCTGACACCCTGACCCGTctattcaaaaacagacacgaattcatcaaaaacacagaccagaGACGCTTtatggcaacacacacacacacacaactagagcattgacacaacagaaaaagaaaaccgaCATCTATATAACAACTGGCacaatttatttatgtatcagtCATTAAAACTGCAGAACCTGTGTACTGTAACGGTATAAAAGCAGCGGACTATGAAAGGTACAGGTGTCTACGACAGAAAAACATCTTTGAATTCTCAGGTCTCTGGATACTGTACCACtctgtgactgtttttaatattattatatgCAATATaagtaatgtaaatgttatatatacacacacacacacatatactgtaccgctctgtgactgtttttaatattattatatgCAATATaagtaatgtaaatgttatacacacacacacacacacacacacacatatactgtactgctctgtgactgtttttgAGATGCTGAAAACAGAATGGCATTAAAATGAAGAGATGGATGAAACAGAAATTGACTTCATGTATTTTCTGTGCATGTCAATGTTCAGATCTTTAATTAACCACGTCACTGTGCGGTGACTAAATGACTATAGCTTCTTCagaaccccaccccccccacttCTCTCATCTGCGTTAACGCTTCAGTTCTTCAGTTCTCTTGAAAcagcccccccaccctccaccccctcacccctcgGGCCACTCCACGGCCTCAGCCACTCAGCGGTGGGGAGTCTGGAGCAGTCCGCAGTCGGCGCTGGAGCAGGGCTGACCTATTTACAGCGCACCCAGTGCAAGTGTGTGGCTCACACAGCGATCCTCTCCACCGGGTTTTAAAAGAACGAGCGACGGCCGGCCCTGGCACCCAATGACAGAGAATCAAATCAGTCGAGTCTTTAATCAATCACAGATCTGTGCACGACCCCCACACCagtctcacacagactcactcaggCCATAACATCTGATACgttatatgtctgtctgtctgtctgtggatatatgtacatatacatctATCTacctaaacatacacacaagcatgcgcATTATGTATCTCTATCTatatatctctatctatctatcgctctctctctctctctatatatatatatatacacacactatatatactACATTTCCATTACTTATATtgtatataataatattatttattaatgtatatatgtattattatCCATAACAGAATAGCAGGTGAACCAGGTTGTACACAATGTCCTTCACCGttcactgtttcactctgtttgtgtttatgtttgtgtttattttctcaggAAGTTCAGTGGGCCATGGGTGCAGGTTTCAAAAGAGCAACAACCAAATATTCAGATTACAGAAAATTATAtttctgtgattggttttttttttgaggtaacAGTATATTTGTGAGACGCCGTGAATGCTATGCAGTTCTGCTCTATGACTGATTTTACAAGGTTTGCCAGTTTTATACACCTCAAATCTCCCATTCAACCACTCACATTTACAATCCCACGTCAAGCACTGAATGTCAATGCAACACTGCCCCCTactgtgaaaagacagaaaatacagaTACTTCAGAATAACAGTCgatataacatttttttttctgcaatatttcataaaagttCAATTTTCTGTCATGAATTtcaacagtgctgtgtgagtttTCTGTCTATAGATGCAAAAAAAAGGTTGCGCTGACatcagagacaaaacagaaggaatgagactttttttccccaaattatttacatttttattcaggAAGGAGGAACTGCACGGAGGTAAATACAGTACAATAGAGTGTGAACCTGGTGCATCACATTTTAGGCACTTAGCATAGAAAAATAACGCTTCTCAAATCCCAATAAACCCAGCGACCTACGTGACAGAAACATCACATGGATTTGTGTAGTattaatatgtgtgtatatatgtgtgtgtgtgtgttttttgcctCAGGAATAGTCTATTTGGTTGTCACGTGCCGACACACATCGGAATGGGGGGCGGTTTTGCCCACAGGTGAGACTCAGCGGAGCTGAGTGACAGTGAAGTGAATGCT contains:
- the adgra1a gene encoding adhesion G protein-coupled receptor A1, yielding MLLCLLVSIMTYVVHHRVIRISRKGWHMLVNFLFHTAVTFGVFAGGINQIKYPVVCQVVGVVLHYSSLSTMLWLVFTARSICREVSKAPPPSQDRGVAPKQRPKATIFRVYLVSGGVPLIIVGVTAAFSMENYGSQDDAPYCWMAWEPSLGGFYSPTAFLVLLMCMYFLCTFVQLKRHPERKYELKAMTEEQQRLAAAEMGHCHSGEPGESGEMAHARCSALTASMLANEHSFKAQLRATAFTLFLFLATWAFGALAVSQGHFLDMIFSCLYGAFSVTLGLFLLIQHCAKRDDVWHRWWACCPSRPKVEVNGDAAGNAGELGLARTHPHGQAQGHTQIRCHADSPCAGKPLLSPHLHAPSTPCCKLAALPSAQNHTGSCCATLHSPSPVLGSSPRPQSLPDELPRPALPLQSCLKDRTKSRSFNRPRPCLRDYAYHMTSTSMDSSVHSSHLDSPHSTHLDNTLTCHTSHLGSQLSCHNPHPDTQLRCPSPSPHLDSQLTSHSLHDGLSCHSSHLDGQLSCLEGHACLRHTCCAKADPFSGICCPKLDPFASVCQAEDADTGSLLYDRAKAADQEEEVLLHVDVAPARAALPCSQATLSRRGTLSRRGTLSRNGSLQEDFLFSSDSTGNIRTGPWKNETTV